TGCGGAAGATATCGATGTAGAATACGGCCAGGACTATGACTTTAGCTTTACCGTTGAAGGATTACCAGAAGGGGTGACCTTCGAAAGCCTCGGACTACCGGATATTATCTATACGACGGCAGCAACGCCTCCGTTCCCAAAAATCGGGAATTACGTCGTCTTCCCGTCTTTTGACCTGGAAAATGCGAGTGCCGATCAGTTGACCGCTTTGCAAGACTATGTAGTAAATTTTAAAAGCGGTTCTCTTTCAGTTGCTAAAAAAGACCTTGAAATTATTCCTGATCCGCTGGAGGTAACCTATGGTGAGGCTATAAACCTGAATTTGAGCTATAATTACGACAATACAAATATTGCGGATAACACTGCATTCCTTTCAGCCATTTCGGAGGCCCATTCCGCCGACTTCTTTCCGGAGAATACCCTGGCCCTGATTAATGGTTTTAAAGCCCTGGTCAACGACGAACAGCTCGCGATTTTGAATTTGCTAGAGGATGGTAGCTGGATATCCACAGAGAGGACGTTGCAGAATGGATTTAAGGCTCTCGTGAATGAAATGAATCTGGTCAACCTCAATACATCACACTTTGAAGATTATTCAGATTATCTAACCAATGGTTTTAAAGCACTTGTTAATGATTTTAAAGCCCTGGTCAACAGTGAAGACCTCTTTAGTGGCAATGCTTCTTTCGGTTCAATTCAAAATGGATTTAAAGCCCTTGTAAATGACAGTGAACTGGGCGGGGAATCAGATTTGAATGACTATTCAGAAGTTTTTGCTATCGTTTATGATGGTGATGATGATACGCCAATTTCCAGATTTTATTCTCTTAACTTGATAACAGGACTCGATGTTACTCCCTTACCGGAATTCCACTCCTCCTTCGCGGGGACCATACTCGATCCTATTGCTTACAACTTTAACATAACTTACAAGTCGGGTACGATTATTGTCAATCCCGCCAGACTTGATATTTCCATTGGTGATCTTGTGATTGATCAGGGGGAAGATATAGATACATCCTTACTAGATATTAGTATTGAAGGTTATGAATACGATGAGACTCTTGCTGATGTATTCCCTGATGGCATTCCCTATCTGTTTAAAGATGCAAACGGCGTAGCTTATACTCCCGGAGCTACCGGAATCTTCTTTATTACCATTCAGAATCCTCAGAATTACGAAATCAACTATGAACGGACCGGAGTGCTTTATATTAATCCTGGCGGGGACCAATTGCGCAAGATTAGAACCTATTTGGACTGTGTGGAGGAAAATTTTGGTGATCCGGACGGACTCAATTATATAGCACATTACCGCTATATAAATCCAAATGATGAAACCATTTATATTCTGGAAGGTCCGGAGAATCTACTGACGGGTCCGGCATCCAATGGCGGAGGACTTCCCTTTATATTCCTTCCAGGGGAGAATACCTTTCAGATCCGATTTGACGGAAATACGATGAAATGGGAGCTAACCAGCAGGGATAGTACGCATAAGAGTTCTACAACCTCCACGGCCAATTCAAATTCTAACCGCTGTGATGCTGGATATATAACCAACGAGTTTTTTACTAACTCCTTTATTATTTATCCCAATCCTGTAAATGGCCTGTTGTTTATCGATCAGAATTTACCAGAACAGCTTACCCTGGATGTCTTCGATATATTTGGTATCTTACATCTCTCGACAACTTTAGACGGCAGATCAGGACCCCTCACCCACGAAATCGACATGAGTGCTTATAATAACGGAATGTATATACTTCGTTTTAGTTTGCAGGATGATGTTCAGGTATATACCATCATTAAAGAATGATAATAAGGGAAAGCGCAATCAATTATCGCAAGAGCCATACCAACAGAATTTTTCTGATGGTGGCTTTGCTTTTTATCTCTTTTTGGTCTCGTGCACAGCAAACACAAATAGATAGCTTAAAGAATATTCTTGAAAAGGGTTCCAGGGATACATCGGCGGTAAATACATTGAACCTGCTAAGCTTGGCTGTCCTTTCTAATGAGGATATAGACAAAGCTATAGCATATGCCATGGAGGCCAATGATCTTGCCGATGATATTAATTACGACTCCGGACAGGCTTTAGCTCAAAAATATATAGGTCTGGGATATTTCTATCAGGGGAATTACCTGGCTGTAATGGACCATTGGAACCAATCTTTAGAAAGTTATAAAAAGGTTAGGGACACCAGTGGCATGGCTAACATCCTCAACAATCTGGGAGGCGTGTATTTAAGTCAGGGTGGAAGCGATAAAGCCCTGGATTATTATTTGCAATCTCTCTACTACGCAGAAAAGGTCAAGGATACGTTCAGGATCACATCTGTCTTGCCTAATATTGGCGCAGTATATGGCGATCTGAAAGATTACGACAAGGCCCTGGAGTACTTCCAACGTATGGAAAAGTACCTCCCCGGAATTGATAACCCCCAGATTACAACTTACTACTATATGGGGGTCGGTGAAATTTATAATAAGTTAAAAAAGTATGATCTGGCCCTGGAGGCCTATCAATGGGCCCTGCCCTTAACCGAGAATACTTCCGATTACGCTCATATACTAAAGGAAATGGGAATGATTGAAAATGCTTTGGGTAATCGGGCCAAAGCCATTGACTATTTAACTCTGTCCTATAGAACCGCAAAAGAGAAAAATCAGCAACTCGAGTTGCTACATGCCCTTATTGGCCTGGGAGAGATGTACAAAGCATCAAATTACAGTAAAGCTGTAGATCTGTACAATGAGGCCGAATCCCTGGCCATTGAACTGGAGACGAATAAAGGTCTTCGAGATATCTACAGGGGCTTATCTGAAACCTACGCCTCCAAAGGAGATTATAATAAAGCCTATACATTCCAGACCCTGTTTTTAGCCCAGAAAGATTCGATCTATAACAAGGAAACTGACGACAAAATAAGAGGGCTGCAGTTTGATTTTGAAAATCAGCAGAATCAGGATAAAATTGGCCTTCTGAATAAGGAGAAGGAAATAGCCACTCTGCAGGCAAAAAGACAGAAATACGTGATCTATGGTACTATAATTTCTCTTATCCTGGTATTTGTGATGGCTGTTGGGGCTTATAGCCGATACAAGTATGTAAAAAAGACAAATAAAATTATTGAAGACGAGAAAGATCGATCTGAAAAACTGCTGTTGAACATACTCCCCGAAGAAACGGCCAGGGAGCTGAAAGAAAAGGGTAAAGTAGCCGCCAAACGCTTCGAATCGGTAACCATTCTTTTCTCAGATTTTAAAGGATTTACCTCTCATGCACAACACCTTAATCCGGAGATCCTGGTAAAAAGTGTGGATTATTACTTCTCGCGCTTCGATGAGATTATGGATAAATACGGTCTGGAAAAGATCAAAACCGTAGGTGATGCCTATATGTGTGCAGGAGGTCTGCCTTTTCCAACTTCTGATCATCCCTTTAAAATGATTGAGGCGGCGATAGAAATGGCTGCGGTTATGGAAGAAATCAAAATCAGGCCCAAAGAGGATATTGTTCCCTTTGATGTACGGATAGGGATCAATACCGGTACCGTGGTTGCCGGAGTGGTTGGACTAAATAAATTTGCATACGACATCTGGGGAGATGCAGTAAACGTGGCATCGCGAATGGAGACCAAGTCTGAGCCAGGAAGAATCAATATCTCGGAGAATACTTATGAGATCATCAAAAACGTTTACGATTGTGAATTCAGGGGAGAAGTAGAGGTTAAAAATAAGGGCAAAATGTCCATGTATTTTGTAAAGGGGAGGAAAATAATCCGCCATGCGAAATCAGAAAAAGAAGTAAATGCTTAAATTGTACACTACAAGCATTTAAAATATGATAGGCCGCCAAGATCCGAACAATTACTGGGAACAACTGGAACGTCTTGAAAAACTGATCAGAGCCTCCGAATTTAAAGCAGGGGTGATCTTCTCCTTTCACAGCCTGATCCTGGGCCTTTTTGCAGAACGACTCGATATCTTCCAGACTACCTTTGAAAATAATGGATGGTTTACTGCCTTTGCGGGTTTATGGCTAATCGCTGTTTTTATCTCCATTTATTATTGTTTCAGGTGTTTTATGCCGCGTATGGAAATGAAATATGACGATAACGTCTTTTTCTTTATGGATGCGGTAAAAGCTTTTGGTACCTCCGAAGAGTATACCGAGAAATTACTGGAAATCTGTGGAAGCGAGGAAGAGCTCTATACACAATTAGCTCAACAGATCCATGCCGAGAGTAAGATCATCGCTGAAAAGTTTGGCAGCGTTCAAAGCTCTCTCCGTTTCTTTGCCCTGAGTTTTATTTTTGCTATGCTGAGTCTTATTATTTGGCTCGTACAGATCATAAGC
This DNA window, taken from Muriicola soli, encodes the following:
- a CDS encoding adenylate/guanylate cyclase domain-containing protein, which encodes MIIRESAINYRKSHTNRIFLMVALLFISFWSRAQQTQIDSLKNILEKGSRDTSAVNTLNLLSLAVLSNEDIDKAIAYAMEANDLADDINYDSGQALAQKYIGLGYFYQGNYLAVMDHWNQSLESYKKVRDTSGMANILNNLGGVYLSQGGSDKALDYYLQSLYYAEKVKDTFRITSVLPNIGAVYGDLKDYDKALEYFQRMEKYLPGIDNPQITTYYYMGVGEIYNKLKKYDLALEAYQWALPLTENTSDYAHILKEMGMIENALGNRAKAIDYLTLSYRTAKEKNQQLELLHALIGLGEMYKASNYSKAVDLYNEAESLAIELETNKGLRDIYRGLSETYASKGDYNKAYTFQTLFLAQKDSIYNKETDDKIRGLQFDFENQQNQDKIGLLNKEKEIATLQAKRQKYVIYGTIISLILVFVMAVGAYSRYKYVKKTNKIIEDEKDRSEKLLLNILPEETARELKEKGKVAAKRFESVTILFSDFKGFTSHAQHLNPEILVKSVDYYFSRFDEIMDKYGLEKIKTVGDAYMCAGGLPFPTSDHPFKMIEAAIEMAAVMEEIKIRPKEDIVPFDVRIGINTGTVVAGVVGLNKFAYDIWGDAVNVASRMETKSEPGRINISENTYEIIKNVYDCEFRGEVEVKNKGKMSMYFVKGRKIIRHAKSEKEVNA
- a CDS encoding Pycsar system effector family protein produces the protein MIGRQDPNNYWEQLERLEKLIRASEFKAGVIFSFHSLILGLFAERLDIFQTTFENNGWFTAFAGLWLIAVFISIYYCFRCFMPRMEMKYDDNVFFFMDAVKAFGTSEEYTEKLLEICGSEEELYTQLAQQIHAESKIIAEKFGSVQSSLRFFALSFIFAMLSLIIWLVQIIS